One Fictibacillus halophilus genomic window, CTTGTTAATCAGCTTAAGGCAAAAACAACAACACGTGTCTATAAAGCCATCGTTCATGGAGTGATGCCACATGACCAAGGAACGATTGATGCTCCGATCGGAAGAGACAAAAGTGATCGTCAAAAAATGACGGTAACAGATGAAAACAGCCGAGATGCTGTAACACACTTTAATGTGATCAAACGTTTTACAAATTACACGTTTGTCGAGTGTCAGCTAGAAACGGGGCGTACACACCAAATTCGTGTTCATATGAAATATATCGGATTTCCGTTAGCTGGAGATCCAAAGTATGGTCCTTCTAAGACTTTGCAAATCGAAGGTCAAGCGCTTCATGCACAAACGCTAGGTTTTGATCACCCAACAACAGGTGAATATATGGAGTTTGAGCGAGAAATACCAGCTGATATGGTTGAACTATTAGATCTATTAGAGAAAAGAAGTTGACAAACGTCTAAGGGTTTGTCATAATCAATGTAACTTAAATAGTCCTTTAACTTTAGTCCCGTGAGGCTGAGAAGGAAACGTTATTTATGAGAATTCTTTTAGGGTTTCTCTATCCTCTCGTCGTGCGTGACGGGAGGATTTTTTTTGGGGAATAACGGTTAAAGGCAACAAAAGGAGGGGTAGTTATGTCAAAGACAGTATTAATGGATGACCAAGCGATCAGAAGAGCTCTTACTCGAATCGCGCATGAAATTATCGAGCGTAATAAGGGAGTTAAAGACATCGTATTAGCTGGCATAAAAACCCGTGGTGAATTTCTTGCAAAGCGTCTTGCTGAACGCATCGAACAGATTGAAGGAAATGCTGTTTCAGTTGGTGTGATTGATATCACATTGTACCGAGATGATCTTAAGATCAAAACGGACAATTCTGAACCTGAAGTAAAAGGAACGGATATTCCAGTTGAAGTGACAGACAAAAAGATAATCCTAGTAGATGATGTTCTTTATACAGGTAGAACAGTTAGAGCGGGAATGGATGCCATCATGGATCTAGGACGAGCTTCTAACATACAGCTTGCGGTTCTCATTGACAGAGGACATAGAGAGCTTCCAATTCGAGCAGATTATGTTGGAAAGAATGTTCCAACATCAAGTGAAGAAATAATTTCCGCTTCTTTAATAGAAGTAGATGGGTTCGATGAAGTATCTATCTCAACAACTAAATAAGTCCCTTTAAATTCAGTCCAGAGAGGCTGGCAAGGGAGGTATTGATCAAGTGGCACGATACGTGTACACTTGTGCCTCCGCGGCCTCTTTTGCAAAAAGCAGAAGAGGTTTTTTTATTGCAAAGAGCTGAAAACTCTATATCCTTTGCAAAAATAAGTGTTACCAATCAGGAGGTCAATAATATGGAAAACCAGACTAAAGCGATTTTAGATGTACATGATAAACCATCACCCGTTCAGTGGTTAACATTGAGCCTGCAGCACTTGTTCGCGATGTTTGGCGCTACAGTGCTAGTACCATTCTTAGTGGGACTTCACCCGGGTGTAGCACTCGTATCAAGTGGACTTGCAACGTTAGCTTATCTCTTAGTAACAAAAGGACAAATTCCTGCTTATCTCGGATCAAGTTTTGCTTTTATCACACCGATCTTAACGGTTAAAGCTTTTGGAGGGCCAGAGGCAGCAATGCTCGGAAGCTTTTTAGCTGGATTAGTTTACGGAGTGGTAGCACTTTTGATTAAAGGATTCGGTTTTAAGTGGCTTATGAGAGTTTTACCGCCTGTAGTAGTCGGTCCGGTAATCATCGTAATCGGTTTAGGGTTAGCAAATGTAGCAGTTGGTATGGCGATGAACGATCCGGCAACAGAAAAATATAGCTTGATGCACTTTACGGTAGCCTTATTTACTCTCGCGGTAACAATCATTTGCTCGATCTTCTTTAGAGGGATTTTAGGAATCATTCCGATTCTGATTGGAATCATTGCCGGCTTTACCTTTGCATACTTCAGAGGAATCGTAGATTTTTCGAAAGTAGCAGAAGCGAAGTGGATTCAAGCACCAGATTTCTTCGTACCTTTTGTAAACTATACACCTGACTTTACGTGGAGTATCGCTATGATCATGATGCCAGTTGCTGCGGTAACGATTGCAGAACATATCGGACACCAGCTCGTACTTTCAAAAGTAGTCGGGAGAAACTTTATTGAAAAGCCAGGTCTTCATCGCTCGATCTTAGGAGATGGAATGGGCGTAATCATCGGCTCTTTAATCGGAGGACCTCCTGTAACAACGTATGGTGAAAATATTGGAGTGTTAGCGATCACTCGCGTATATTCGGTCTTCGTGATCGGAGGAGCAGCCGTAACAGCGATTCTGTTTGGCTTCTCTGGGAAAGTAACCGCACTGATCAGTACGATTCCAACAGCGGTTATGGGAGGAGTCTCCATCCTCTTATTCGGAATCATCGCTTCATCAGGCTTACGAATGTTAGTAGACAACAATATCGATTTTGGAAATAAAAGAAACTTGATCATCTCATCAGTCATTTTAGTAACAGGTATTGGTGGAGCAGCATTAAAAATTAATGCAAACTTTGAAATTGCTGGTATGGCTTTAGCAACTCTTATTGGTATCGTTTTAAACCTAGTGCTCCCAGGACGAGAGAATGACAAAGATTTGATAAACAAGATGTTCAAAACAAACGATAACGACACAGCCGCATAAAACACCTTTTAACTAAGTACGAGAGACTTAAAAGGGTGACGACAAGAGAGGAACGATGTTCTTCTTCTGTTAAGAGCACCCTGAAAATATTTCAGGGTGCTATTTTTATGTCAAAAGGAGAGAGTAGCATGAAACATTTACTAACAATGAATGAGTTATCGATTGAAGACATTCAATTCATATTGAGAAAAGCAGAAGAGTTTAAAAGCGGAAAGCAAGACGAGATCTTCAAACAAAAGTTGATCGCAAATTTATTTTTTGAGCCAAGTACAAGAACTAGGTTTAGCTTTGAAGCGGCAGAACACAGACTTGGCATGAAACCTTTAAACGTAGAAGTAAACGGTTCATCCGTGCAAAAGGGCGAGACGCTTTATGATACGTTACGAACGCTAGAGGAAATAGGAGTGGAGGCATTTGTTATCAGGCATCCCGAAGATCGCTATTTCGACGGCTTAGCTGAAAAAATAAATGTTCCGATCATCAATGCTGGTGATGGATGTGGCAATCACCCGACCCAATCTCTGTTAGATCTTTTGACGATACAACAAGAATTTATTGTACTGCAAGGATTAACCGTTGTAATTGTAGGTGATATCCTACATAGCCGTGTTGCTCGCTCAAACGCAGAAGTCCTCCGAAAGATGGGAGCGAAAGTATTATTTTCAGGACCAGAAGAATGGTTCGTAGATGAATGGAAAGACGATTTCATCCCAATGGATGAGGCGGTCGAACAAGCTGATGCACTTATGATGCTCAGAATACAACACGAAAGACATAGCGCGTCAATGCATCTCACGAAAGAAGATTATCATCAGCAATATGGTTTAACGGTTGAAAGAGAAAAAAGGATGAAAGCACACAGCATTATCATGCACCCAGCTCCTGTAAATCGAGGCGTTGAAATAGCAGATGAACTTGTTGAGTGTGAACGCTCAAGAATATTTAAGCAAGTACAGAATGGTGTTTTTATTCGAATGGCGGTATTGAGATGGGCATTGAATACGAATCAGGAGGCTATTAACGATGAGCTACTTATTAAAAAACGCTAAGATTCTAGACGGAAACAACAATCTTGTGCAAACGGATATCTTAATTGTGGATAACAGAATTCAAAAGGTAGAGAAAGATATCGCGATAGAGAATCATGAAGTGTTTGATGTTGCAGGAAAGTTAGTAACACCAGGATTTGTAGATCTTCATGTTCACTTGAGAGAGCCTGGTGGCGAACATAAAGAGACCATCGCATCAGGAACGAAAGCAGCCG contains:
- the pyrR gene encoding bifunctional pyr operon transcriptional regulator/uracil phosphoribosyltransferase PyrR, which gives rise to MSKTVLMDDQAIRRALTRIAHEIIERNKGVKDIVLAGIKTRGEFLAKRLAERIEQIEGNAVSVGVIDITLYRDDLKIKTDNSEPEVKGTDIPVEVTDKKIILVDDVLYTGRTVRAGMDAIMDLGRASNIQLAVLIDRGHRELPIRADYVGKNVPTSSEEIISASLIEVDGFDEVSISTTK
- a CDS encoding solute carrier family 23 protein, coding for MENQTKAILDVHDKPSPVQWLTLSLQHLFAMFGATVLVPFLVGLHPGVALVSSGLATLAYLLVTKGQIPAYLGSSFAFITPILTVKAFGGPEAAMLGSFLAGLVYGVVALLIKGFGFKWLMRVLPPVVVGPVIIVIGLGLANVAVGMAMNDPATEKYSLMHFTVALFTLAVTIICSIFFRGILGIIPILIGIIAGFTFAYFRGIVDFSKVAEAKWIQAPDFFVPFVNYTPDFTWSIAMIMMPVAAVTIAEHIGHQLVLSKVVGRNFIEKPGLHRSILGDGMGVIIGSLIGGPPVTTYGENIGVLAITRVYSVFVIGGAAVTAILFGFSGKVTALISTIPTAVMGGVSILLFGIIASSGLRMLVDNNIDFGNKRNLIISSVILVTGIGGAALKINANFEIAGMALATLIGIVLNLVLPGRENDKDLINKMFKTNDNDTAA
- a CDS encoding aspartate carbamoyltransferase catalytic subunit, with the protein product MKHLLTMNELSIEDIQFILRKAEEFKSGKQDEIFKQKLIANLFFEPSTRTRFSFEAAEHRLGMKPLNVEVNGSSVQKGETLYDTLRTLEEIGVEAFVIRHPEDRYFDGLAEKINVPIINAGDGCGNHPTQSLLDLLTIQQEFIVLQGLTVVIVGDILHSRVARSNAEVLRKMGAKVLFSGPEEWFVDEWKDDFIPMDEAVEQADALMMLRIQHERHSASMHLTKEDYHQQYGLTVEREKRMKAHSIIMHPAPVNRGVEIADELVECERSRIFKQVQNGVFIRMAVLRWALNTNQEAINDELLIKKR